A genomic region of Desulfosarcina ovata subsp. ovata contains the following coding sequences:
- a CDS encoding ABC transporter permease, which yields MLLTIDTVLLFLPWWLIIALIVVLCYGKTKSLSTALTLAFLLLTVGLFGLWETTLKTLSVVIVAVIISLALGIPFGIVMAESKPASKVMNPVLDAMQTMPPFVYLLPAIMLFGLGKVPAVFATVIYATPPAVRLTSLGINQVDVQVIEAANAFGVTRWQMLREVKLPLAVPSILTGMNQTTMMALSMVVIASMIGAGGLGKEVLMATNKIAGGEGFEAGWAIVVVAIVIDRLTQGFIKQKKG from the coding sequence ATGCTTCTGACCATCGACACGGTGCTTTTATTTTTGCCGTGGTGGCTCATTATCGCGCTGATAGTGGTGTTGTGTTACGGAAAAACGAAGTCTTTATCGACTGCGCTGACACTGGCTTTTCTGTTATTGACCGTGGGTCTTTTCGGCCTGTGGGAAACAACCCTCAAGACCTTGTCCGTGGTGATCGTTGCAGTCATCATCTCACTGGCCTTGGGAATTCCCTTTGGCATCGTGATGGCGGAGTCAAAACCGGCTTCCAAAGTCATGAACCCCGTGCTGGATGCCATGCAGACGATGCCGCCATTTGTCTACCTTCTCCCGGCGATCATGTTGTTCGGGCTTGGCAAGGTCCCTGCGGTTTTTGCCACGGTGATCTATGCCACACCGCCCGCGGTTCGATTGACCAGCCTGGGGATCAACCAGGTCGACGTACAGGTGATTGAAGCGGCCAATGCCTTTGGCGTGACGCGCTGGCAAATGTTGCGCGAGGTGAAACTCCCCTTAGCGGTTCCTTCCATTCTTACGGGGATGAACCAGACAACCATGATGGCCCTGTCCATGGTCGTGATAGCCAGCATGATCGGAGCGGGAGGTCTGGGAAAGGAAGTCCTCATGGCCACGAACAAAATTGCCGGCGGTGAAGGTTTTGAAGCTGGTTGGGCCATTGTGGTGGTGGCCATCGTGATCGATCGGTTGACCCAGGGCTTTATTAAGCAAAAGAAAGGCTAA
- a CDS encoding helix-turn-helix domain-containing protein, protein MPKSIPRTYSRYSRDAVTLLGALIREARKERKLTAQELADRAGISRSMLQRIEKGNPKCEIGAVFEAATVIGVRLFDADETTLTRHLRQTNEKLVLLPKSVRKGSNSVRDDF, encoded by the coding sequence ATGCCAAAATCCATCCCACGCACTTATTCACGCTATAGCCGCGACGCGGTTACACTGCTTGGTGCCTTGATCCGCGAAGCACGCAAGGAGCGAAAGCTTACTGCCCAGGAATTGGCCGATCGCGCCGGTATTTCCAGGAGCATGCTGCAGCGCATTGAAAAGGGTAACCCCAAGTGCGAAATCGGCGCCGTATTTGAAGCGGCGACCGTCATTGGTGTCAGGCTGTTTGATGCCGATGAAACCACGCTGACCAGACACTTGCGCCAAACCAATGAAAAGCTGGTGCTCCTACCAAAATCCGTACGCAAGGGATCCAATTCGGTGCGTGATGACTTCTAG
- a CDS encoding type II toxin-antitoxin system HipA family toxin produces MTSRDGEEAFVWIWLPDETEPVVAGRLEADNGNILFNYGKSYLNRIGDSNPAIAIYEPELPLKAGLLPLPEGMTMPGCIRDAAPDAWGRRVIINKKLGLRGADTDTDTDALDELTYLLESGSDRIGALDFQRSPSNYLPRTAENVSLEELIESAERVEKGEPLTPELDQALFHGSSIGGARPKALIQDRDKKYVAKFSSGSDLYSVVKAEFIAMRLAAMALMTPAYDICPQGRAGNEASQAMLIAGNNNLSQLKTCLQTFCQ; encoded by the coding sequence ATGACTTCTAGGGACGGAGAAGAAGCCTTCGTCTGGATCTGGCTGCCTGACGAAACCGAGCCCGTGGTGGCTGGACGTCTTGAAGCGGATAACGGCAATATTCTGTTCAACTACGGCAAAAGCTACCTGAATAGAATTGGCGACAGCAATCCCGCTATCGCGATCTATGAGCCCGAATTGCCGTTAAAGGCCGGACTTTTGCCTTTGCCCGAGGGCATGACCATGCCCGGCTGTATCCGGGATGCCGCTCCCGATGCGTGGGGCAGGCGTGTGATCATCAACAAGAAGCTGGGACTCAGGGGCGCGGATACGGATACGGATACGGACGCGCTCGATGAGCTGACCTACTTGCTCGAATCTGGATCGGACCGGATCGGTGCGCTCGACTTTCAGCGCTCTCCCTCCAACTACTTGCCGCGTACCGCTGAAAACGTCAGCCTGGAAGAGTTGATCGAATCCGCCGAACGGGTTGAAAAAGGCGAACCCCTAACACCGGAACTGGATCAGGCGTTGTTCCATGGCAGCTCCATCGGCGGTGCAAGGCCCAAGGCCTTGATTCAGGACCGGGACAAAAAATACGTGGCCAAGTTTTCATCCGGTTCTGATCTGTATAGCGTCGTCAAGGCTGAATTCATCGCCATGCGGTTGGCCGCAATGGCCCTGATGACACCGGCCTACGACATTTGCCCCCAGGGCCGTGCCGGCAACGAGGCTTCACAGGCCATGCTCATCGCTGGCAACAACAATCTAAGCCAGCTTAAAACTTGTCTGCAAACCTTCTGCCAGTAA